The Amycolatopsis methanolica 239 nucleotide sequence TGACGACCAGGAAGTGCCAGCGCTGGCGGTTGCGTCCGGTCGGGGCCTGGGTGGCGAGGTCGACGCACTCCTCGATGAGGTGGCGCGGCACGGGCCGGGTGAAGTCGAGGCGCTTGCGCACGGCGCGAGTGGTGGACAGGACGTCGTCGGCGGTCAGACCTAGTGTCATCGGCGTCTCCCCGATCGTCTGTAAGCAGATTGTTTGCAACCATACGGTTGCGATTGATCTGCTGTCAAACAATTGGCGAGCAGACGATTCGTGGTAGTGTCCGCGTCATGGCGGCCAGATCAGAGGAGTCCTACTTCCCGCGGCTCGCGGCGGAACGGCTCGACATCGCGCTGTGCCGCGCGTCGGCGTCGGTGGCACGGGCGGCGGAGAAGGCCGCGGGCGAGCAGGGACTGGGGGTCGGGCAGCACCTGGTGCTGAAGATGCTCGCGGCGGTGGGGCCGTGTTCGCAGCAGGTGCTGAGCGAGGAACTGCGGATCGACCGCAGCGTGATGGTCGGCATCGCCGACGACCTGGAGAAGGCCGGCCAGGTCCGGCGGGAGCGGGATCCACGGGACCGGCGGGCGTACGCGGTGACGATCACCGCCGCCGGGCGGCAGGCGCTGGCGAAAGCCGAGGCGGCGACGCCCGGGTTCCTGGACCGGACGTTCGCGGCGCTGTCCGCGGGGGAACGCGATCAGCTGGCGGCGCTGCTCGGGAAGCTGCTGGCCGCGGACTGACCGCGGCGCCGATCACACAGGACCGGCGTCGTTGACTCGGCGCCGGACTTCCTGGGGGCGCCGCGCGGCGGTGATCAGCCGGCCGGGGCGCCCCAAGGCGGCCCCGGTGTCGCGGCTCCCACGCGGCGATGATCAGCTGGCCAGAGCGCCGCAAAGGCGCCCCGGCGTCGCGGCTCGAGTCAGGCAAAGTGGCCAACAGCCCGCGCCAGCACAGCCCGGCCAGCGTCAGTCAGCACCAGGCACCAGCGCAACCCGGCACCACGCGGCGGCGATCAGCCGACAGGCGCCCCGGCGTCGCGGCTGGGATCAGGCGACGTGGCCGACGGCGGGCGCCAGCACGGCCCGGCCGGCCTCGGTCAGCACCGCGGGCACCAGGCGCTCCCCGTCGCCGTCCGGGCGGATGTAGCCGCCGTGGGCGAGGGCGTGCGCGGCCATCTGGTCGCAGCAGGCGACTCCGTCGATGAAAAGGTCCGGTTCGACGCTGGACGACATCACGGCGCGGCCCTGGGCCACCGCTCGCAGCATCGCCATCGCCCGATGGGACAACTCTTCACCTGTACCGGACACCGGGATCTACCCCCTTGCGTCGTCACCTGCTGTTGCCTCTGTTATCGCACACTGGTCCATTAGTGTTAACGACCGGTCCCGCGACACGCCGTCAACCACCCACTGCGGTGACTTCCGGCTCGGGCAGGGCGGGGCCGAGGACGCGCGCCCACTGGCGGATGATCCGGCGCCGCCGGGAGGTGTCGTCGGCGAGGAGGTTCGCCAGGCCCAGCCCGCGGGCCAGGTCGAGGGTCGACTGGACCAGCTCCCGCACCCCGGGCCGCGCCTCGTCGACCCCCAGCAGGTCGACCGCCAGCCGGTGCGCCTCCCGGCCGACCTTGGCCTGCAGCGGCACCAGCACCGCCCGCAGCGACTCGTCGCTGGACGCCGCCACCCACAGGTGCAGCGCGGCGCGGAACATGGGGCCGGTGTAGAGGTTGAGCAGCATG carries:
- a CDS encoding nitroreductase family protein, with translation MTLGLTADDVLSTTRAVRKRLDFTRPVPRHLIEECVDLATQAPTGRNRQRWHFLVVTGKAQRAA
- a CDS encoding MarR family winged helix-turn-helix transcriptional regulator; the encoded protein is MAARSEESYFPRLAAERLDIALCRASASVARAAEKAAGEQGLGVGQHLVLKMLAAVGPCSQQVLSEELRIDRSVMVGIADDLEKAGQVRRERDPRDRRAYAVTITAAGRQALAKAEAATPGFLDRTFAALSAGERDQLAALLGKLLAAD
- a CDS encoding TetR/AcrR family transcriptional regulator: MPEPRQERSRTTRRKLIEAAVDCIGEVGWAGTTVALIAQRAGVSRGAAQHHFPAREDLVTAAVEYVGEVQIAEMRRGAEGLPSGRSRIEPVVDMLLNLYTGPMFRAALHLWVAASSDESLRAVLVPLQAKVGREAHRLAVDLLGVDEARPGVRELVQSTLDLARGLGLANLLADDTSRRRRIIRQWARVLGPALPEPEVTAVGG